A stretch of DNA from Sphingomonas sp. SORGH_AS_0879:
GGACCGTGCCGACATGCTGCAACAGCGTGTCGCCGACCGCGTGGCCCAGACGGTCGTTGACGTCCTTCATGAAGTCGACATCGACCAGGAACAGGCTGAACGCCCTGTCCGCGACCATCCATTCATGGGCCTGTTGCTGGAACGCAAAGCGATTGCCCAACCCGGTCAGGAAATCGGTATGCGCCGCCAGCCGCAACGTCTTGGTTTCGGCTAGGTCGATCTCGCGGCGCTGGCGGGCAAGCTCCAGTTCCTGACGGATCAGGCGGAACCGATCGGCGATCGCCAGTGACAGGACCAGCGCCTCGAACGCCAATGCGGCGAAGGTCGCCATATCGACGATGTCGTTCTGCGGCGCGAAGCCCAGGTTGCGGCTCAGCCGGGCCAGGAAGACACCGATGACCGGGCCCCAACCGATGAGATAGAACCAGATCACCCGGCTGCCGCGCCGCGCCGCGATTCCCGAAGACAGGGCAACCAGCAGCGCCGTGGCCGCGATCACGTAATTGAGCAGCCGGTCGGTGATCCCCGGCGGCAACCATCCATCCGCCGCCGCCAGGAACCCCAGCACAGCCCCCGCGACCGACAGCATTCGACCCACCATGGCGAAGCGGCGCGGCAAGACACCCTCCTCGATCACCGCGAAGAAGAACATGTTACCCGCCGCGACCATCAGGCCGACCAGCACCAGGTTCAACCGGACCGCGAGCGGCCCGATCAGCCACGGCACCAGAAACGCCGCGGTGTTCGTCCAGACCAGTCCATAGGCCAGCGCGACGCTGACCCACAGCAGGTACCAGCGCTGGAACGCGGGACGCTGGCCGGTGTGGATCACCAGATTATAGAGGAGCGCGGACAACAGCGTTCCCGTGAACAACCCCATCAGCAACAGCCAGCGAATGTCGCCATCGGTCATCCGGCCGCCCGGTCGCGCCTCCAGCTTGCGCATCAAATAGAGTTCGTCGATGTTGCGAAAGCCCAGATAAAGGCCGCGCACATCACGCCCAGCCAAGGGAATGACGAAGCGCAGAAGCCCGCCGGGGGCGCCATGTCCCTGTAATTCGTCGGACGAACGCTCGATCCGCATGCTGCCGTCACGACCGACGACCAGCAGGGCGATACGGCCGAACCGGGTCTGGTCGATCAATATGTCCCAGCGCGGCGGCAGCGCGCCGAGATTCGACGGGTCGAGACGCAACCAAAGCCAGGGCGCGCCCCGGTTCGACTCATGGGCGTTGCACTGGTAACGGGCGCCCATCACCATAGCCGCATCCGACCCATCGGGCAGCGCGGCGCTACACGCCGCTTTGCGCAGGTCGATGGCCGTGGCCGACGCCGTTCCCGGCATCACCCCCGCCAGCAGCATGAGCAGCGCAAGCGCCACCGCCTTGATGTCCGATGCCACTTTCGCGGCCCCCATTTTACCTACCCGCCCTCAACCTGCTCTAAGCAGGTCATATTAACGATAAGGCAAGTGTAAATTCGGTTAGCACATTTAACCGCGGAAGGGGATTGGTCGAGATTGCCCCTATGGCGCACCCGCCGTTGCCGCGCGCGCCGCCTCGATTTCCCCGCCCCAGGGATCGACTTGCGCGACAGCCTTGCCTTCGGGGGTGAAGTCCATGATGAGGTCACCGGCCTTCGCATAGCGCGGCCATTCCGGCAGGCCGGGCGCATTGGGATCACCGGTCTTGGCGAACCGGATCAGGTAACGGCTCATCACCTGCCCGATGGCGCGATCGCGCGACGTGGTCGCATCGCCATATTTGATGGCGGTGGTGTCGAAGAAAAAGGGAATGTCGGTCGCATGCTGCGCGCCCGGCTGGTCCACCGAGTTGGCGACATAGGAAAAGCGATATTCCCACACCGGCACGCCCTTCCCGGCCATATGGGCGGCCACGTCGCGCGCCCCGGCAATCATGAAGCCGGTCTTGCCGCCGATATCGGCGCTGGTCGCCCCCACGACCATCGGCGCACGGGCAAAGCGGTTCTCGGCATAGGCCCGCCCCATATCGACCACGACCTTGCCATCGGCGAAGGGCGCCATATGGGTGGGGGGACCGGGCTGGGGCCGGAACAGCGCCATCATGTTGAGCCCGTCGGTCACCGCCTCGGCGCTCAACGCGCGAAGCCGGGCCAGCGCATCGGGGCGGTCGGGATCGATAGCCTGGGACCGGGCGAAATTCTCACCGATCCGCTCGGCATCGGCCAGCGTCTTGCCGTCGGACCGGCCATTGCCGCCCGACATGATGAAGACCTTGTGGAACAGGCCTTTGGCCAGCGGCGAGGTGTTGAGCATGTGCACCGACATGCCGCCCGCGCTTTCCCCGACGATGGTGATGTTGGACGGATCGCCCCCGAACGCCGCCGCGTTGCGCCGCACCCACTGCAGCGCGGCGATCTGGTCCATGATCCCGTAATTGCCCAATCGCCCGCTATCTTCACCCGCCCTGGTCAGTTGCGGCAGCGCAAAGGTCCCGAACCGGCCGACCCGGTAATTGAAGCTGACGAACAGCACGCCCTGCCTGGCCAGCTCCGTCCCCGAATAGGTCGGCGGAGACGCGCCGCCATTCACGAAACCGCCGCCATAGATCCAGACTAGGATCGGCAGTTTGCCGCGACTCGCCATCGGCTTCCAGACATTGGCATAAAGGCAATCCTCCGCCGGGGTCGTACCCAGAGGCGCGGCATCGCTGGGAAACGGCACCTGCATGCAGTCATGCGCATAGGCCGTGGCATCGCGCACGTCCGTCCATGCGGCGGCGGGCTGGGGGGCCCGCCAGCGAAGCGGCCCGACCGGCGGGGCGGCGAACGGGATTCCCTTCCAACTGGCGACCCCGTCGGTCACGCTGCCCCGCACCACCCCCCGATCGGTGGCGATGACAGGGGCGTCGGACGCCGTCTGCGCGGCCAGGGGAGCGGCCATCACGATGGTCGCCGCCACGACGCCCTTCAGGGTAATGCTCACGGGCCCCTCTCCTCACGATGAGTCGCAACCACGATGTTTTCGCGGCCATTTTCATCAGGATAGTGGCGAAGCCCCTCGATTGGGAAGGGGGTGTCGTATCATTCCGCGAGCGGGTCGACGTGTCGATCCCGTTTGTCGCTGGCATGGCGGGCGTGCTGGGTAGCGCGGTGCAAATATGCCGCGCAATCCCGTTTGTCAGCGGGATATGCGCCCGGCGTCTTTTGGACGGCGGGCCAGAGCGCGGCTATGCTGTGCGCGTTGGCGAACACAGCAGGCGGCTTTCATGCCGAATGCCATCGTTTTACGAGAATGACTGGCGACGCGCGGTCCGATGCCGTGCAGATCGCCAGCGCTGTTGGCGTGAACGCGGGGAAGCCCGCGAGGTGGTGTGACCTGGCGAGCGTATGTGTGTGGTGGGATGGTTGCGGGGGCAGGATTTGAACCTGCGGCCTTCAGGTTATGAGCCTGACGAGCTACCGGGCTGCTCCACCCCGCGCCGAATTTGGGATACGGTGGAAATTGTGAATGGGTTTTTTTGTGTATACGCGGACTATAATGCCTGGCGGCGCCCTACTCTTCCACTGCTTGAGCAGTAGTACCATTGGCGCAGTCGGGTTTCACGGCCGAGTTCGGGATGGGATCGGGTGGGACACCGACGCTATGGCCACCAGGCAATAGAGTCCGCGAATACGTCCCCATCTGTTTGGATGGGGAGTTGGGTATAAAATCGATGCGTGCACTGGCTGTATTGATGACCGCACTCTCAGTCATCAGCCCAGGGCTGATGGTGGGGGTGTGGAGCTCTCAAGCGCGAATAGGACAATTAGTATCGGTTAGCTCCATGCGTTACCGCACTTCCACATCCGATCTATCAAGGTCGTGGTCTTCGACCGTCCTGAGAAATCTTATCTTGAGGGAGGCTTCCCGCTTAGATGCTTTCAGCGGTTATCCCGTCCGTACATAGCTACCCTGCTGCGCCGTTGGCACGACGACAGGTACACCAGAGGTACGTTCAACCCGGTCCTCTCGTACTAGGGTCAACTCCTCTCAAATTTCGACGCCCACGGCAGATAGGGACCAAACTGTCTCGCGACGTTCTGAACCCAGCTCACGTACCACTTTAATTGGCGAACAGCCAAACCCTTGGGACCTGCTCCAGCCCCAGGATGTGATGAGCCGACATCGAGGTGCCAAACAACCCCGTCGATATGAGCTCTTGGGGGTTATCAGCCTGTTATCCCCGGCGTACCTTTTATCCGTTGAGCGATGGCCCTTCCACGAGGGACCACCGGATCACTATGACCGACTTTCGTCTCTGCTCGACTTGTCAGTCTCGCAGTCAGGCTGGCTTATGCCATTGCACTCTAACAGCCGGTTTCCAACCGGCCTGAGCCAACCTTCGCGCGCCTCCGTTACTCTTTAGGAGGCGACCGCCCCAGTCAAACTACCCGCCACAGAGGGTCCCTGTACCGGTTTCACGGTACGAGGTTAGACATTAAACAACAACAGGGTGGTATTTCACCTATGGCTCCACATCGGCTGGCGCCAATGCTTCAAAGCCTCCCACCTATGCTACACAGTTCTTGTCCAATGCCACTCTGAAGCTGCAGTAAAGGTGCACGGGGTCTTTCCGTCTAACCGCGGGTACTCCGCATCTTCACGGAGAATTCAATTTCGCTGAGCATGTCCTGGAGACAGTGGGGAAGTCGTTACGCCATTCGTGCAGGTCGGAACTTACCCGACAAGGAATTTCGCTACCTTAGGACCGTTATAGTTACGGCCGCCGTTTACCTGGGCTTCATTTCAGAGCTTGCACTCCTCCACTTAACCTTCAGGCACCGGGCAGGCGTCAGGCCCTATACGTCGTCTTGAAGCCGACTTAGCAGAGCCCTGTGTTTTTGCTAAACAGTCGCTACCCCCTGGCCTGTGCCCCCCATGAGAGCTTGCGCTTACATGGGGCCTCCTTCTTCCGAAGGTACGGAGGCAATTTGCCGAGTTCCTTCAGGACACTTCTCTCAAGCGCCTTGGTATACTCTACCTGACCACCTGTGTCGGTTTCGGGTACGGTCTATACGGTGGGGCTATTTCCCGGGACCTCTTCGAGGCACGTCCAATCCGATAAGGACGTACAACACACGAGATCCGTCACACACCACCAGGCCCACGAATATTAACGTGGTTCCCATCGACTACCCCCTTCGGGCTCGTCTTAGGGGCCGGCTCACCCTGCGCGGATTAGCCTTGCGCAGGAACCCTTGGTCTTTCGGCGAGAGGGCATCTCACCCTCTTTATCGCTACTCATGTCTGCATTCGCACTTCCGATACCTCCACGACCCATTACCAGATCGCTTCGCAGGCTTACGGAACGCTCCGCTACCGCGTGTACTTGCGTACACACCCTAAGCTTCGGTGCGTGTCTTGAGCCCCGTTACATCTTCGCCGCAGAAACCCTTGTTTAGACCAGTGAGCTGTTACGCTTTCTTTAAAGGATGGCTGCTTCTAAGCCAACCTCCTGGTTGTTTTGGGATTTCCACATGCTTTCCCACTTAGACACGACTTGGGGACCTTAGCTGTAGGTCAGGGCTGTTTCCCTTTTGACGACGGACCTTAGCACCCGCCGTCTGTCTCCCGAGTATCACTCATAGGTATTCGGAGTTTGGTTAGTATTGGTAGATCTCGCGACCCCCGCAACCATCCAGTGCTCTACCCCCTATGGTGTCCGCTCGAGGCACTACCTCAATAGTTTTCGCGGAGAACCAGCTATTTCCCGGCTTGATTGGCCTTTCACCCCTAAGCACAACTCATCCGGTAACTTTTCAACGTTAATCGGTTCGGACCTCCAGTGCGTGTTACCGCACCTTCATCCTGGTCATGCATAGATCGCCGGGTTTCGGGTCTAATACTTCAAACTAAAGCGCCCTATTCAGACTCGCTTTCGCTGCGCCTACACCTATCGGCTTAAGCTTGCTTGAAACATTAAGTCACAGACCCATTATGCAAGAGGTACGCTGTCAGGCCATAAAGACCCTCCAACTGCTTGTAGGCAATCCGTTTCAGGTACTGTTTCACTCCCCTCATCGGGGTGCTTTTCACCTTTCCCTCACGGTACTAGTTCGCTATCGGTCATGTACGAGTATTTAGGCTTGGAGGGTGGTCCCCCCATGTTCAGACAGGATTTCACGTGTCCCGCCCTACTCGAGTCCCATCACATCAGTTTTGCATACGGGGCTGTCACCCGCTATGGCCACACTTTCCAGAGTGTTCTGCTACTTGAATGATGGGCACTGGCCTGGTCCGCGTTCGCTCGCCACTACTAACGGAATCTCGGTTGATGTCTTTTCCTCCGGCTACTGAGATGTTTCAGTTCACCGGGTTCGCTTCTCGAAACCTATGTATTCAGTTAAGAGATACCTGAACCGCCTAATCCTCACAGAGCCTCTCACCGACACGCATGAAGCGTGCCGCCGAGCGGCTCAGCTAGGATTAAACGGATAGGTGGGTTTCCCCATTCGGAAATCGTCGGGTCAAAGGTTGCTCACACCTCACCGACGCTTATCGCAGCGTGCCACGTCCTTCATCGCCTGTACATGCCAAGGCATCCACGAATTGCCCTTACCTCACGCTTGAGAGCCCACACCACCACCATCAACGCTGGGCTTGTCTTACGACAAAGCCGACTCGGCAGAGCAGCATTGGGTAGCATCTCGGTGTGGTCATTAAATACTCAGCCAGATATTGTGAATTGCCAGCCTGTCCGCTTGACTTGGCCTTGCGGCCTCGCCTCGCTTAAAGCCGACACCTTCACGGCATCGATTTTAAAAACCCATTCACAATGTCAAAGATGAGGTGCGCTTGCGCACCTCGTAACCGCTGCGTTAGCAGCGGAACTGGTGTCTTCATCAAAACTGGATCGTCGTTCGTCGGGCAGAAAGAGTGGTGGAGCCTATCGGGATCGAACCGATGACCTGATGCTTGCAAAGCAACCGCTCTCCCAGCTGAGCTAAGGCCCCGTACACTCAATGGTGGGCCGAGTAGGAGTTGAACCTACGACCTCACGCTTATCAGGCGTGCGCTCTAACCACCTGAGCTACCGGCCCGCACCCGTCGCGCCGTCAGTCGCAGCAAAGCTGCGCCTTATGGCGCGCTTCGCCGCGCTGGCCGAACTGACCAACGTGCAAAACAGCTCACGCTGTTTCGTCTCGTTGGTTCCAGTTTGATGAAGGGACATGAGGACGGCGGATTGGAATGTCTTTGGAATGGGAGGAAGCTCTTTCATACCGAAGCATGACGCTTTCCGCCGCTATCCTTAGAAAGGAGGTGATCCAGCCGCAGGTTCCCCTACGGCTACCTTGTTACGACTTCACCCCAGTCGCTGAACCCACCGTGGTCGCCTGCTTCCCTTGCGGGTTGGCGCAACGCCTTCGGGTGAATCCAACTCCCATGGTGTGACGGGCGGTGTGTACAAGGCCTGGGAACGTATTCACCGCGGCATGCTGATCCGCGATTACTAGCGATTCCGCCTTCATGCTCTCGAGTTGCAGAGAACAATCCGAACTGAGACAACTTTTGGGGATTAGCTCGCCCTCGCAGGGTCGCTGCCCACTGTAGTTGCCATTGTAGCACGTGTGTAGCCCAGCGCGTAAGGGCCATGAGGACTTGACGTCATCCCCACCTTCCTCCGGCTTATCACCGGCGGTTCCTTTAGAGTACCCAACTTAATGATGGTAACTAAAGGCGAGGGTTGCGCTCGTTGCGGGACTTAACCCAACATCTCACGACACGAGCTGACGACAGCCATGCAGCACCTGTGTTCCAGTCCCCGAAGGGAAGAAATCCATCTCTGGAAATCGTCCGGACATGTCAAACGCTGGTAAGGTTCTGCGCGTTGCTTCGAATTAAACCACATGCTCCACCGCTTGTGCAGGCCCCCGTCAATTCCTTTGAGTTTTAACCTTGCGGCCGTACTCCCCAGGCGGATAACTTAATGCGTTAGCTGCGCCACCCAAGCACCAAGTGCCCGGACAGCTAGTTATCATCGTTTACGGCGTGGACTACCAGGGTATCTAATCCTGTTTGCTCCCCACGCTTTCGCACCTCAGCGTCAATACCAGTCCAGTCAGCCGCCTTCGCCACTGGTGTTCTTCCGAATATCTACGAATTTCACCTCTACACTCGGAATTCCACTGACCTCTCCTGGATTCAAGCGATGCAGTCTCAAAGGCAGTTCTGGAGTTGAGCTCCAGGCTTTCACCTCTGACTTACAAAGCCGCCTACGTGCGCTTTACGCCCAGTAATTCCGAACAACGCTAGCCCCCTCCGTATTACCGCGGCTGCTGGCACGGAGTTAGCCGGGGCTTATTCTCCCGGTACAGTCATTATCTTCCCGGGTAAAAGAGCTTTACAACCCTAGGGCCTTCATCACTCACGCGGCATTGCTGGATCAGGCTTGCGCCCATTGTCCAATATTCCCCACTGCTGCCTCCCGTAGGAGTCTGGGCCGTGTCTCAGTCCCAGTGTGGCTGATCATCCTCTCAGACCAGCTATGGATCGTCGGCTTGGTAGGCCTTTACCCCACCAACTACCTAATCCAACGCGGGCTCATCCTCAGGCGATAAATCTTTGATCTCGCGATATCATCCGGTATTAGCAGCCGTTTCCAGCTGTTATTCCGAACCTAAGGGCAGATTCCCACGCGTTACGCACCCGTGCGCCACTAAGGCCGAAGCCTTCGTTCGACTTGCATGTGTTAGGCATGCCGCCAGCGTTCGTTCTGAGCCAGGATCAAACTCTCAAGTTTGATGCTCGATTCATGACCGGTGGAATAACCGACCAAAAACCGCTCACTTCAAGGAGCCAATTCCTGCACATCACATATTCAAGTGGATATGTAACGAGACATACGAACTGGCTTTAACGCTTATTAACGATCTCAGAGCACCTTGAATGCCCCGAACAACCGCCAAGCCGCCGCCCGCATGTCCCTTCATCTAACCTACAATGTCAAAGAGCCGACAACAAATCACCGGCAACACCTTACCACCCCGTTCCCAGGGCTTCCAGCGCGCCAGTCTGTCGTAGCTGCATCGGTCAGTCTCGGCGACCACCGCTGCGGTGAAACCCCTCTAGGCGGGGTTACCCCAAACCGTCAACAACGGATTTTCATTTTTCTGCAAAAAACTTGTAAAAGCGCGTAAATACAACAACTTGTGACCAAGCCCCGCTTACTCTTCCCCGGACCCTTATCACGGATTGCGCGTGCAAACCCGAATCGCTGTCGCTCAAGCGGTCGAATCAACACGAGAATCACCCGTGGATGCGAAAAGGGCACCCTTCCCCATCGGAAAGAGCGCCCTCTTCATCCTATCGGACCGCCCGACACCGTTCAGAGGCGTCCCACCGTCACCGGCTGTTCGTCACTGCGCTTCAGCGGATTGGCGAGCGGCAATGTAAAGGGTGCCGCCGCGATCTCGAACACATCGCCTTCCCGGGTACGGATGCCATCCGCGAAGGAGAGCGTCGCCGTGCCGAAGAAGTGGACGTGCACATCCCCTGGACGCCGGAACAATGCATATTTGAAATGGTGATGCTCGAGATTGGCCAGGCTGTGGGACATATTCGCTTCTCCCGACAGGAACGGCTTTTCCCAGAGCGTCTCGCCGTCGCGGACGACCTTGCTCGTCCCCTCGATATGATCGGGCACCTCGCCCAGCAGCAGTTCGGCGCCCAGCGCGGCGGGACGCAGCTTGCTATGGGCGAGCCAGAGATAATTGTGCCGCTCTGTCACATGGTCCGAAAACTCGTTCGCGAGGCACAGGCCCAACCGGTGCGGGGTGCCATCCGGGCCGATCAGATAGATACCCGCCAGTTCGGGCTCCTCGCCACCGTCCTGCGCGAAGGCGGGCATCTCCAGCGCGTCGCCGGGACCGACCAACTGCGAGCCGTCACCCTTGTAGAACCATTCGGGCTGCTGGCCCACCTGGCCTTCGCCGGGCTTGCCGCCCTCCACGCCTTCCAGGAACATGCGCATCGAGTCGGTCTGGTGCGCGGCCGCCGCCGCATCGCGGTGCATCTTGTCGCGCCCCTCGGCCGAACCGAGATGGGTGAGGCCGGTGCCGGTCATCACACAATGCGCGGGGTCTTCATGGTCGATCGGGGCGATCAGATGCCCCGCCGCCAGTTCCGCCGCCAGATCGACGCCCGAACCCTCGCCGCACGCCAGCGCGGTGTCGAGCAGCGACTGGCCCTCGGCGATGGCGCGCCCGGCCAGCGCGATGACGGTTTCGACACCGGGCACGAAGGCCGCGCGATCGCCGCGTGCCAGAATGACCGAGCGCGTCCCGTCGGGTGCGCGATGCTGCAACAGGCGATCAGCCATGAAATCCTCCCCTTATCGTCTCTTCAACAAAAGGGGCGCGTCCCCGATGAGGAACGCGCCCCGTCATTCCTTAACCCGGCTGGCCATCGACCAGGCGGGGCAGCGTGCCCGCCGCTTCGTCTTTCAGATCCTCGGGCAGCAGAGCGGCGCTGAGGTTCTGATAGGACACCGGCCGCAGATAGCGGTCGATCGCCAGGCTTCCGACCGAAGTCGTGCGCGCATCGGAGGTCGAGGGGAACGGCCCGCCATGGACCATCGCATGGGCGACTTCGACACCCGTCGGCCAGCCATTGGCGAGGATACGTCCCGCCTTACGCTCCAGCACCGGCACCAGCCGCGCGGCCATGTCGGTATCGCCCTCGTCCATCTGGATCGTCGCGGTAAGCTGGCCCTCGGCGGCCTTGAGCACCGCGATCAGTTCCGCCTCGTCGCGGCAACGGACCAGGATCGACGATGCGCCGAACACTTCATGGCCCAGCGCCTCGTCGGCGAGGAAGGCTTCGGCCGTCGTCTGGAAGAAGGCGGCGCGACCGGCGGTGATGCCCTCACCCACCTTGCCCTGGGCGACCGTCTCGACCTTGTCATGGGCGGCCAGCGATTCCGCCGCCTTGGTATAGGCGGCATGGATGCCCGGAGTCAGCATGGTCTGCGCCGCCGCATCGGTCAGCGCGGTGCGCGCCGCCTCGACGAACGCCTCCAGACCTTCGCCCTCGATCGCCAGCACCAGGCCGGGATTGGTGCAGAACTGGCCCGCGCCCATGGTCAGCGAGCCGACAAACGCGGTGCCGAGTGCGCTTCCGCGCGCCTTCAGCGCCTCGGGCATCAGCACGACCGGGTTGATGCTCGACATTTCGGCATAGACGGGGATCGGCACGGGGCGTTCCTGGGCGATCTTGACCAGCGCCAAGCCACCCGCGCGCGAGCCGGTGAAGCCGACCGCCGTGATGCGCGGATCGCGGACCAGTGCCCCGCCCAGCTCGTTGCTGGGGCCGGTCAGATGGCCGAACACGCCCTTGGGCAGACCACAGGCTTCGACGGCCCGCTCGATCGCGGCGGCGACCAGCGCGCCGGTCTGCGGATGCGCCGGGTGGCCCTTGACGATCACTGGGCAGCCCGCCGCCAGCGCCGAGGCGGTGTCACCCCCCGCCGTCGAGAAGGCCAGCGGGAAGTTGGACGCGCCGAACACCGCGACCGGACCCAGCGGCACCATGCGCAGACGCAGGTCGGGGCGCGGCAGCGGCTGGCGGTCGGGCAGGGCGGGGTCGATGCGAACCTGGAGATAGGCTCCGGCGCGCAGCACCTTGGCGAACAGGCCCAACTGGCCGACCGTGCGGCCGCGCTCACCTTCCAGACGCGCGCGCGGCAGGCCGCTCTCGCGCATCGCCGCCTCGATCAGCGCGTCACCGACGGCCATGATCTCGGCCCCGATCCGGTCGAGGAACGCGGCTCGCTCTTCACGGCTGGTGGCGCGATAGACGTCGAACGCCTCCTCGGCCGCCGCGCAGGCCGCATC
This window harbors:
- a CDS encoding bifunctional diguanylate cyclase/phosphodiesterase; amino-acid sequence: MASDIKAVALALLMLLAGVMPGTASATAIDLRKAACSAALPDGSDAAMVMGARYQCNAHESNRGAPWLWLRLDPSNLGALPPRWDILIDQTRFGRIALLVVGRDGSMRIERSSDELQGHGAPGGLLRFVIPLAGRDVRGLYLGFRNIDELYLMRKLEARPGGRMTDGDIRWLLLMGLFTGTLLSALLYNLVIHTGQRPAFQRWYLLWVSVALAYGLVWTNTAAFLVPWLIGPLAVRLNLVLVGLMVAAGNMFFFAVIEEGVLPRRFAMVGRMLSVAGAVLGFLAAADGWLPPGITDRLLNYVIAATALLVALSSGIAARRGSRVIWFYLIGWGPVIGVFLARLSRNLGFAPQNDIVDMATFAALAFEALVLSLAIADRFRLIRQELELARQRREIDLAETKTLRLAAHTDFLTGLGNRFAFQQQAHEWMVADRAFSLFLVDVDFMKDVNDRLGHAVGDTLLQHVGTVLAETARGWPGTRIARIGGDEFAILCPGTQGDEAALANAAIGLQGDVWHAEDRGRPLSLSIGSARFPEDARAVDLLYQNADLALYTAKRLGRGRYTRYDPLQRSLRDLQVAFIDDAELAIERGEFLLYMQPIVSLDTGTAGGHEALLRWDHPRHGLLPPDRFADVLVAERIGLMIQEHVLELALSALREQGERLGVLSVNFTSAQLAGPRGAREVLDRLAHHGVAPDRLCVEVTEGVMLDRAADSILANLRTLHDAGVCIALDDFGTGYASLVHLRQLPVDRIKIDRSFVAGIDESDGGTLAIVHAIVGLGRGLGKVVVAEGIETEVQAHRLRQLGCQLGQGYLYGRPAPPPASGEADRARRRSVVQEHGRRPDIPAIPRVTAA
- a CDS encoding carboxylesterase/lipase family protein; translation: MAAPLAAQTASDAPVIATDRGVVRGSVTDGVASWKGIPFAAPPVGPLRWRAPQPAAAWTDVRDATAYAHDCMQVPFPSDAAPLGTTPAEDCLYANVWKPMASRGKLPILVWIYGGGFVNGGASPPTYSGTELARQGVLFVSFNYRVGRFGTFALPQLTRAGEDSGRLGNYGIMDQIAALQWVRRNAAAFGGDPSNITIVGESAGGMSVHMLNTSPLAKGLFHKVFIMSGGNGRSDGKTLADAERIGENFARSQAIDPDRPDALARLRALSAEAVTDGLNMMALFRPQPGPPTHMAPFADGKVVVDMGRAYAENRFARAPMVVGATSADIGGKTGFMIAGARDVAAHMAGKGVPVWEYRFSYVANSVDQPGAQHATDIPFFFDTTAIKYGDATTSRDRAIGQVMSRYLIRFAKTGDPNAPGLPEWPRYAKAGDLIMDFTPEGKAVAQVDPWGGEIEAARAATAGAP
- the araD1 gene encoding AraD1 family protein — protein: MADRLLQHRAPDGTRSVILARGDRAAFVPGVETVIALAGRAIAEGQSLLDTALACGEGSGVDLAAELAAGHLIAPIDHEDPAHCVMTGTGLTHLGSAEGRDKMHRDAAAAAHQTDSMRMFLEGVEGGKPGEGQVGQQPEWFYKGDGSQLVGPGDALEMPAFAQDGGEEPELAGIYLIGPDGTPHRLGLCLANEFSDHVTERHNYLWLAHSKLRPAALGAELLLGEVPDHIEGTSKVVRDGETLWEKPFLSGEANMSHSLANLEHHHFKYALFRRPGDVHVHFFGTATLSFADGIRTREGDVFEIAAAPFTLPLANPLKRSDEQPVTVGRL
- a CDS encoding aldehyde dehydrogenase (NADP(+)), which translates into the protein MTDFRSIDAATGQPVGDAFAVHGPADVDAACAAAEEAFDVYRATSREERAAFLDRIGAEIMAVGDALIEAAMRESGLPRARLEGERGRTVGQLGLFAKVLRAGAYLQVRIDPALPDRQPLPRPDLRLRMVPLGPVAVFGASNFPLAFSTAGGDTASALAAGCPVIVKGHPAHPQTGALVAAAIERAVEACGLPKGVFGHLTGPSNELGGALVRDPRITAVGFTGSRAGGLALVKIAQERPVPIPVYAEMSSINPVVLMPEALKARGSALGTAFVGSLTMGAGQFCTNPGLVLAIEGEGLEAFVEAARTALTDAAAQTMLTPGIHAAYTKAAESLAAHDKVETVAQGKVGEGITAGRAAFFQTTAEAFLADEALGHEVFGASSILVRCRDEAELIAVLKAAEGQLTATIQMDEGDTDMAARLVPVLERKAGRILANGWPTGVEVAHAMVHGGPFPSTSDARTTSVGSLAIDRYLRPVSYQNLSAALLPEDLKDEAAGTLPRLVDGQPG